One segment of Odontesthes bonariensis isolate fOdoBon6 chromosome 1, fOdoBon6.hap1, whole genome shotgun sequence DNA contains the following:
- the ero1a gene encoding ERO1-like protein alpha encodes MKPVVFLLLLLQVSGSAHSRCFCQVTGSLDDCTCDVETIDGFNNDRLFPKLQTLLESDYFRFYKVNLNKPCPFWTSNSHCGLRDCAVMPCSPNEVPEGIRSSSHNKYSAEANKQLEECEQANHLGAVDVSLSDETREALLRWSQHDDESERFCVVDDEESPDSQYVDLLLNPERFTGYKGPEAWQIWNSIYEENCFKPFTIKRPLIPNSFQSGSGSEARTFHSWLEGQCVEKRAFYRLVSGLHSSINIHLSARYLLDDSWFQRKWGHNVSEFRQRFDSELTAGEGPKRLRNLYFLYLIELRALAKALPFFQQPSFRLFAGRPEEDQKHKELLLHILQLARSFPLHFDETSLFAGDEKEAAKLKEDIRLAFFNISRIMDCVGCFKCRLWGKLQTQGLGTALKILFSERQIEALPKSSERQPSFQLSRQEIGSLFNAFGRISTSIRELQNFRSLLEEER; translated from the exons ATGAAGCCGGTggtcttcctgctcctcctcctccaggtgTCCGGATCTGCGCACAGCAGGTGTTTCTGTCAG GTCACAGGCAGCCTGGACGACTGCACCTGTGACGTGGAGACCATCGACGGCTTCAACAACGACAGGCTCTTCCCCAAACTTCAGACTCTCCTGGAGTCCGACTACTTCAGGTTCTACAAG GTGAACCTGAACAAGCCGTGTCCATTCTGGACGTCCAACAGTCACTGTggtctgagggactgtgctgtgATGCCCTGCTCACCT AACGAGGTGCCCGAGGGGATCCGATCCTCCTCCCACAACAAG TATTCGGCAGAAGCGAACAAGCAGCTGGAGGAATGTGAGCAGGCGAATCATCTGGGAGCTGTGGACGTCTCTTTAAG tgaTGAGACCCGGGAGGCCCTGCTGAGGTGGAGCCAGCACGACGATGAGTCGGAGCGCTTCTGTGTGGTCGACG ACGAGGAGTCGCCAGACTCGCAGTATGTCGACCTGCTGCTGAACCCCGAGCGTTTCACCGGCTACAAAGGACCGGAGGCCTGGCAGATCTGGAACAGCATCTACGAAGAGAACTGCTTCAA ACCGTTTACCATCAAACGACCACTAATCCCCAACTCGTTCCAGAGCGGTTCAGGAAGCGAAG CCAGGACATTCCACAGCTGGCTGGAAG GTCAGTGTGTGGAGAAGAGGGCTTTCTACCGGCTCGTCTCCGGCCTCCACTCCAGCATCAACATCCACCTGAGTGCCAGATATCTTCTGGATG ACAGCTGGTTTCAGAGGAAATGGGGTCACAACGTGTCTGAGTTCAGGCAGCGCTTCGACTCTGAGCTGACAGCCGGCGAGGGGCCCAAGAGGCTCCGTAACCTCTACTTCCTGTACCTGATCGAGCTGCGGGCGCTGGCCAAAGCTCTGCCGTTCTTCCAGCAGCCGTCGTTCCGGCTGTTCGCCGGCCGGCCGGAGGAGGACCAGAAACACAAAGAGCTGCTGTTGCACATCCTCCAGCTGGCCAG GTCTTTCCCGTTGCACTTTGATGAGACATCTCTGTTTGCTGGAGATGAAAAGGAAGCGGCCAAACTGAAG GAAGACATCAGACTGGCCTTCTTCAACATCTCCAGGATCATGGACTGCGTCGGGTGCTTTAAATGTCGTCTGTGGGGTAAACTGCAG ACTCAGGGATTAGGCACGGCGCTGAAGATTCTGTTTTCAGAGCGACAGATTGAAGCTCTGCCCAAATCCAGCGAGCGGCAACCCAGTTTCCAGCTCAGCCGGCAGGAGATCGGCTCGCTGTTCAACGCCTTCGGAAG GATTTCCACGAGCATCAGAGAGCTGCAGAACTTCAGATCGCTGCTTGAAGAGGAGCGGTGA